TTTTCTTCTACAGTGTGTTATTCCGATATTGTTCAGCGGCGTTTGATTTTATTAGGGGTTAATTATGCACCCTTTACAACAGCACTGAAATTTATCGAAGCTTATCAGCAATCACTGATGCCGTTTATTGGTTCAAGTTACCCACTTGATCGCTTTGCTGGGGCATTTAAAGCTGATTCAGCTCAAAAAATATTTTTAGTGCCATGTGTGGGTTAGTTGTAATACAAGATAACAACTCTCGAATTGACCGCAAACTTATTCCTGCCATTCATCAAGCCATGCATCACCGGGGGCCTGATGGCAATGCATATTATTATCAGCCAGATTTGTTAATGTGCCACAACCGATTAGCGATTGAGGGTGAAAAAGAAGAGTTGCAACCTTTGTATAGTGTAGATGGTCAGTGTATTGCGGTAGTTAATGGTGAGCTTTACCCTTATCAGATGCTTCGACAACAACTTCAACAACAGGGGTATCATTTTCAAACCCAATCCGATAGTGAGTTGGCTATTGTGCTCTATCAGCATTATGGGCTGGATTTTGTTCACCATTTACGTGGCGAATTTGCATTGGTGTTATGGGATAAAAAGCGCTTATCACTAATAGCGGTTCGTGATCGTTTTGGGATTAAGCCCTTATTATACGGACAAGAAGAAGTATATGGACAAGATAATGCTAGTATGAAGTCTGGGCGTTGGTATTTAGCTTCTGAAGCAAAAGCCCTGTTTGCTGCTGGTTTTAAAGCCAAGTGGAGTAGGCAAGGTGTTGCAGAATGTTTTAGTCATCAATATCTTTTGCCTGGTAGCTCTTTATTTGCAGGAATAAAGCAGTTGCCACCGGGCCATATATTGATAATAAAACAGGGAAGAGCACAACTGCATTGTTATTGGAGAATGAGTTTTTCTCATCAATCTTCTTCAGACAATATATTAGATCAATTAACTCAAGCTGTCAGCATCCGTATACCTTCACGGCAACCTTGTGCATTTAGTTTAAGTGGTGGTTTAGACTCTAGTGCTGTTGTCGCGCTTGCAGCAAGAGAGTTAACCTATCAACCAGATTGTTATTGTGTGTCGTTTGATGACAATGACTACGATGAATTTCAATCAGCAGCCCAATTTGCTAAGCGACAAGGTTATCGATTACATCAGGTTAAGGTGAGTCGGGATGATTTAGTCAATTATATTGATGACGCTGCATTTTACTCAGAGGGTTTGGCTATTAATGGGCAGTATGTTGGTAAGTTTTTATTAAATAAAGCAATAGCGGCTGATGGTTATCAGGTAGTAATGTCTGGAGAGGGTGCTGATGAAGCATTTATGGGGTATGCGCATTTATTAAATGATTATTGTTGCTATGAATTAACTGGTAGTGAAAGGTCAACTGCATTAGCACAACTAATCAATAGTTATCCATTACAGCAAGGGCTCATG
Above is a genomic segment from Spartinivicinus poritis containing:
- the asnB gene encoding asparagine synthase (glutamine-hydrolyzing) produces the protein MCGLVVIQDNNSRIDRKLIPAIHQAMHHRGPDGNAYYYQPDLLMCHNRLAIEGEKEELQPLYSVDGQCIAVVNGELYPYQMLRQQLQQQGYHFQTQSDSELAIVLYQHYGLDFVHHLRGEFALVLWDKKRLSLIAVRDRFGIKPLLYGQEEVYGQDNASMKSGRWYLASEAKALFAAGFKAKWSRQGVAECFSHQYLLPGSSLFAGIKQLPPGHILIIKQGRAQLHCYWRMSFSHQSSSDNILDQLTQAVSIRIPSRQPCAFSLSGGLDSSAVVALAARELTYQPDCYCVSFDDNDYDEFQSAAQFAKRQGYRLHQVKVSRDDLVNYIDDAAFYSEGLAINGQYVGKFLLNKAIAADGYQVVMSGEGADEAFMGYAHLLNDYCCYELTGSERSTALAQLINSYPLQQGLMLADGAQNHESDQIIPSFLVAKFSFSLMFKELFKHDFCAEVNQLVIQKRLINNYTESLPASQLASLIWTELALANYILNTLGDGMEMAFSLEGRLPFLDHPLFESATGLATTHKLNKLTTKLVLRKSLANILPAEIIERKKHPFIAPPILQNLSKTTYEGIFDRLSTQTFKQNPVFDQKKVLKWINNWQLVSEVEQKRRDPILMMLLSFAALQSQFSLTDMEKH